The following is a genomic window from Sciurus carolinensis chromosome 3, mSciCar1.2, whole genome shotgun sequence.
CTGTTTTCTCTAGACACGAATCTAAGTTCCGAGACCTGGCCTGAGCTCTCCGCATTGGTTCTTCAGGGCCGTCTGAATTATGCCGAACCCGCGACCTGCCGTCGATTTCTTTCCAGCATGATCCGCTGGGCCCCCAGGGCGTCACCTAGAAGACCCCACTCACTCTGGACGAACCCTTCGGCAACCAAAGTCCGTCCTTGAGAAGGATGACTGAGACGTTATGGGACACTCCCTGTGTGTCTGCTCTCGTGGAACTGTCATCATTGACAATAAGCGTTACCTCTTCATCCAGAAACTGGGGGAGGGGTGAGTGTTTAGAAATCACTTAGCTTGTCCCCAGGGTTATGGTCATTGAGGGACAACGGTCTGCACATGATAGGGGCACAAGGATTTTATCCCTATGCACCTCATCTGACCGAACCTTAGCTGAATGGGTCAGGAAAGTGGATTCTGGACCCAGGCCTTCTAGATTCACCTTGTGTGACCTTGGTGAGCCATGGTTTCTTCATCTGCCTAATGGAGATGATTATCATGCCTCACCGATGgaattgtgagaattaaatgagatagtgtaTATAGATGTCCCACCCAATTCATAAGCACTTGATACATGTTGGctattatttgatatttattgcGCTTCTAACACGTGCAGAACACTGTTAGGACCACAGGACCTCAACAATTTTTGTGTTCCTGTTCCTGAGGAACTCAGACTAATAATCCTCACTCTTCTCTTAGAGCCACATCTTGGGAGGGTTTCCACTCAATGAGAGAGGCAACCTTCCCCAAGGGAATTCCTCTGGGTCCAAACTCTGTGGGAGATGACCATGGTCCTTCACTGACCCCTTTGGCCCACAGTGGGTTCAGCTATGTGGACCTAGTGGAGGGGTTACATGATGGACACTTCTACGCCCTGAAGCGAATCCTGTGTCATGAGCAGCAGGACCGGGAAGAGGCTCAGCGAGAAGCGGACATGCATCGCCTCTTCCACCACCCCAACATCCTTCGCCTCGTGGCTTATTGTCTGAGAGAGCGGGGTGCTAAGCATGAGGCCTGGCTGCTGCTACCTTTCTTCAAGGTGAGAAAGTCTCTTGGTTATGGAGGGGGTTGCAGCAGACACCTTCTGAGGACTGTGAACAGTCAAGCAAGTTACGAAGCAGGAGCCACGTCCTGGGTTTGACCACTTTAGATTTGAAGTTTAAAGGAGTCCAGGTGGGACTGTGGGTTTCAAGGTGTGTGTGATTAATGGGTCGATAGGCTTTGACACACAGGACAGGGATTAGGCCCAGGGAGCGGAGACTTCAGAAACATCTCAACTGAGGAAACTTGTGTTGCAGAGAGGTACACTGTGGAATGAAATAGAAAGGCTGAAAGACAAAGGCAACTTCCTGACTGAGAATCAAATTCTTCAGCTGCTGCTGGGTATCTGCAGAGGCCTTGAGGCCATTCATGCCAAAGGTTATGCCCACAGGTCAGTGAGAGGGCCCCAGGTACTTGCTGGGCTAAGAGGAAGAGCCTCACTAAGACAACCAGGAGGTCTCTGCTCCCCTCCTAAAGAAAGCCCACTTGATATTTTTGCTCCTTGGGATTCCAAGTCTTCCTGTCCAGGAATGCTCATGGGTCATTTTCACTTCACTCCAGGGACCTGAAACCCACCAATATCTTGcttggagatgaggggcagccaGTTTTAATGGACTTGGGTTCCATGAATCAAGCATGTATCCGTGTGGAGGGTTCCCGCCAGGCTCTGACCCTGCAGGTAAGTCTCCAGGTTCCTTTGCCCACCTGTTTTCCATCCCCAATTCTCTGGTGCATTTCCCAATTTAGTCACATTACTGTGGCCTGTACCCCACTTTTGAGCTCTGGGGCCACTGTTCCAGGACTGGGCAGCCCAGCGGTGCACCATCTCCTACCGGGCCCCGGAGCTCTTCTCTGTGCAGAGCCACTGTGTCATCGATGAGCGAACTGATGTCTGGGTGAGGAGCAACTGGGTGGGACTCTGGGTGGGAAGGGGTGCAGCTCTATATCCGCTTtggaatggggtgggggaggtgttTGGTTTCTGTTGCATAAAGCCCCAGGAACCACAGTATGTCCCCATACGCCTCAACTTCCTTCCTGGGAACTGTCACTGATACTGTACTCAGTTGCTCAGGAAGTGGTGTAGTACCTCACACTGAGCTGGTTAGTTATTGCTGAAGGCAGTGTCTGAGTAAGGGCTGCATAGGCCTCTGGCTAACTGGCAGTTTCTTTGGGCCCTGGCAGTGCCACTGGCTCAGGTTGGCATATTCTTTTTAGCTTTTGTAGTCTTCTTT
Proteins encoded in this region:
- the Stk16 gene encoding serine/threonine-protein kinase 16 isoform X1, which encodes MGHSLCVCSRGTVIIDNKRYLFIQKLGEGGFSYVDLVEGLHDGHFYALKRILCHEQQDREEAQREADMHRLFHHPNILRLVAYCLRERGAKHEAWLLLPFFKRGTLWNEIERLKDKGNFLTENQILQLLLGICRGLEAIHAKGYAHRDLKPTNILLGDEGQPVLMDLGSMNQACIRVEGSRQALTLQDWAAQRCTISYRAPELFSVQSHCVIDERTDVWSLGCVLYAMMFGEGPYDMVFQKGDSVALAVQNQLSIPQSPRHSSALRQLLASMMTVDPQQRPHIPLLLSQLEALQPPAPGQHTTQI
- the Stk16 gene encoding serine/threonine-protein kinase 16 isoform X2, yielding MGHSLCVCSRGTVIIDNKRYLFIQKLGEGGFSYVDLVEGLHDGHFYALKRILCHEQQDREEAQREADMHRLFHHPNILRLVAYCLRERGAKHEAWLLLPFFKRGTLWNEIERLKDKGNFLTENQILQLLLGICRGLEAIHAKGYAHRDLKPTNILLGDEGQPVLMDLGSMNQACIRVEGSRQALTLQSLGCVLYAMMFGEGPYDMVFQKGDSVALAVQNQLSIPQSPRHSSALRQLLASMMTVDPQQRPHIPLLLSQLEALQPPAPGQHTTQI